One region of Brachionichthys hirsutus isolate HB-005 unplaced genomic scaffold, CSIRO-AGI_Bhir_v1 contig_887, whole genome shotgun sequence genomic DNA includes:
- the LOC137913950 gene encoding cystine/glutamate transporter-like encodes MDRTQREKGGERKQPDDEAVHLRREINLLSATAIVFGGVVGSGIFIAPKGILMNSGSVGLSLLVWALSGILSMFGALCYAELGTTFTKSGGHYTYLLETLGPLPAFLRLWAEFIFIRPAVTSYLSLAFGCYVVEPFFAPCTAPTVLVKLVSVLAVTLVVAVNCWSVTMATRTQVLLTVIKMFALVLIIIPGVIALAKGKTENFQNGFELDLITWDKLPLAFFNGFYAYSGWFYLNSVTEEVKNPNRTVPLAIFSSMVAVTVCYVLVNMAYYTMMTPAELLQSEAVALTFANRALHGMGSVIPFLVALSCLGTLNIGIFGGTRIMFVGAREGHFPSIFSMIHIRRRTPLPAVLLTYPLTVLFLTIGDIYQLINLVSFTRWLFIALATTGMLIHRYRFPLHPRPFKAPVVIAVTFTLVCFFIVGLSLYSDPWNTGWSCALTLTGVPFYYLTVKHFCLPARWRRAFNSCSKKLQILLEVVQQEIKTY; translated from the exons ATGGACcggacacaaagagagaaaggtgGAGAAAGGAAGCAGCCGGATGATGAGGCGGTGCATCTCCGGAGAGAGATCAACCTGCTGTCTGCGACTGCAATCGTCTTCGGCGGAGTGGTGGGCAGCGGGATCTTCATCGCACCTAAAGGAATCCTAATGAACAGTGGCAGCGTGGGGCTCTCTCTGTTGGTGTGGGCACTGAGTGGGATCCTCTCCATGTTCG GGGCCCTGTGCTATGCTGAACTAGGGACCACTTTTACAAAGTCAGGAGGCCACTACACTTACCTACTGGAGACACTGGGGCCACTGCCGGCCTTCTTACGACTCTGGGCCGAATTCATATTTATCAG GCCAGCCGTGACTTCCTACTTGTCTCTGGCTTTTGGTTGCTACGTGGTGGAGCCGTTCTTTGCACCATGCACCGCTCCCACGGTGCTGGTCAAACTTGTCAGTGTCCTCGCAGTGA CGTTGGTTGTGGCAGTCAACTGCTGGAGTGTGACCATGGCAACACGTACGCAGGTCCTCCTGACCGTCATTAAGATGTTTGCTCttgtcctcatcatcatccctgGTGTCATTGCACTGGCTAAAG GAAAAACTGAAAATTTCCAGAATGGTTTTGAGCTTGACTTAATAACATGGGATAAGTTGCCACTGGCCTTCTTTAATGGCTTTTACGCTTATAGTGGATG GTTTTACCTGAACAGTGTTACAGAAGAAGTTAAAAACCCCAATAG AACCGTCCCACTGGCAATATTCAGCTCCATGGTGGCAGTGACAGTCTGTTATGTGCTTGTTAACATGGCCTATTACACCATGATGACGccggctgagctgctgcagtctgaagcTGTGGCTCTG ACATTTGCAAACCGCGCCCTTCATGGTATGGGGTCTGTGATTCCCTTTCTTGTGGCCTTGTCCTGCCTTGGAACACTTAACATTGGCATTTTTGGGGGAACCAG GATCATGTTTGTGGGAGCCAGAGAGGGCCACTTCCCTTCAATATTTTCTATGATTCACATCCGCAGAAGAACGCCTTtacctgctgtgctgctaaCG tACCCCTTGACAGTGTTGTTCTTAACCATTGGAGACATTTACCAGCTCATCAATCTCGTCTCCTTTACTCGCTGGTTGTTCATTGCCTTGGCAACCACAGGGATGCTCATCCATCGATATCGCTTCCCTCTCCACCCAAGACCTttcaag GCACCCGTGGTCATTGCAGTCACATTCACGTTGGTTTGCTTCTTCATCGTGGGGCTGTCTTTGTATTCAGACCCCTGGAACACAGGGTGGAGCTGTGCTCTCACACTGACCGGGGTCCCGTTCTACTATTTGACCGTTAAACACTTTTGTTTACCAGCTAGATGGAGACGTGCCTTCA